From the genome of Primulina eburnea isolate SZY01 chromosome 12, ASM2296580v1, whole genome shotgun sequence, one region includes:
- the LOC140807257 gene encoding UDP-galactose/UDP-glucose transporter 4-like isoform X2, whose product MVLIHYGIAMFCIYGWYFTFVQGFVYMVLIYLQGFTTKQMVNPWKTYVKLSAVLMGSHGLTKGSLAYLNYPAQIMFKSTKVLPVMVMGTFIPGLRRKYPVHEYISATLLVVGLILFTLADANSSPNFSAIGIVMITGALVMDAFLGNLQEAIFTMNPETSQMEMLFCSTVVGMPFLLPPMILTGELFKAWNSCYKHPYVYGVLIFESMATFVGQVSVLSLIALFGAATTAMVTTARKAVTLLLSFVIFTKPLTEQHGSGLLLIAMGIVLKLLPDSKLPSRAVMRDASAMQKPLENKGHEENEEKRPLV is encoded by the exons ATGGTGCTGATACATTATGGAATTGCGATGTTTTGCATCTATGGATGGTATTTTACCTTTGTGCAAGGTTTTGTATATATGGTGCTGATATATTTGCAGGGATTCACGACCAAGCAAATGGTGAATCCATGGAAAACGTATGTCAAGTTATCCGCTGTTCTTATGGGCTCTCATGGGCTAACGAAGGGTTCTTTAGCTTATCTTAATTATCCCGCACAGATCATGTTCAAGTCTACAAAG GTGCTACCAGTGATGGTGATGGGTACATTTATCCCTGGCTTGAGACGAAAATACCCTGTTCACGAATATATTTCAGCAACACTTCTTGTTGTTGGCTTAATTCTTTTCACCTTAGCAGATGCCAACTCCTCTCCAAACTTTAGTGCCATCGGTATTGTGATGATTACAGGTGCTCTAGTCATGGATGCGTTTCTTGGTAACCTCCAGGAAGCAATTTTTACTATGAATCCTGAAACTAGTCAG ATGGAAATGCTATTTTGTTCGACTGTGGTTGGTATGCCTTTCCTGTTGCCGCCAATGATATTGACAGGGGAGTTGTTCAAGGCATGGAACTCTTGTTACAAG CATCCTTACGTTTATGGCGTGCTAATCTTCGAATCAATGGCTACATTTGTTGGTCAAGTCTCTGTGTTATCACTCATTGCTTTATTCGGTGCAGCCACGACAGCTATG GTAACAACAGCAAGAAAGGCAGTAACTTTGCTGTTGTCATTTGTAATTTTTACAAAACCTCTTACGGAACAACATGGTTCTGGACTGCTTTTAATCGCCATGGGAATCGTGCTGAAGCTCCTTCCAGACAGTAAACTTCCCAGTCGAGCAGTAATGCGTGATGCCAGCGCCATGCAGAAGCCACTCGAAAACAAAGGCCATGAAGAAAATGAGGAGAAAAGGCCATTAGTCtga
- the LOC140807257 gene encoding UDP-galactose/UDP-glucose transporter 2-like isoform X3: MKKEDQARSLFGISLTDRPTWQQFLICSSGFFFGYLVNGICEEYVYNRLQFSYGWYFTFVQGFVYMVLIYLQGFTTKQMVNPWKTYVKLSAVLMGSHGLTKGSLAYLNYPAQIMFKSTKVLPVMVMGTFIPGLRRKYPVHEYISATLLVVGLILFTLADANSSPNFSAIGIVMITGALVMDAFLGNLQEAIFTMNPETSQMEMLFCSTVVGMPFLLPPMILTGELFKAWNSCYKHPYVYGVLIFESMATFVGQVSVLSLIALFGAATTAMVTTARKAVTLLLSFVIFTKPLTEQHGSGLLLIAMGIVLKLLPDSKLPSRAVMRDASAMQKPLENKGHEENEEKRPLV, translated from the exons ATGAAGAAGGAAGATCAAGCAAGGTCTCTCTTTGGGATATCATTAACAGATAGACCCACTTGGCAGCAGTTCTTGATCTGTTCCTCTGGTTTCTTCTTTGGTTATCTTGTCAATGGCATTTGTGAG GAGTATGTATATAATCGCCTACAATTCAG CTATGGATGGTATTTTACCTTTGTGCAAGGTTTTGTATATATGGTGCTGATATATTTGCAGGGATTCACGACCAAGCAAATGGTGAATCCATGGAAAACGTATGTCAAGTTATCCGCTGTTCTTATGGGCTCTCATGGGCTAACGAAGGGTTCTTTAGCTTATCTTAATTATCCCGCACAGATCATGTTCAAGTCTACAAAG GTGCTACCAGTGATGGTGATGGGTACATTTATCCCTGGCTTGAGACGAAAATACCCTGTTCACGAATATATTTCAGCAACACTTCTTGTTGTTGGCTTAATTCTTTTCACCTTAGCAGATGCCAACTCCTCTCCAAACTTTAGTGCCATCGGTATTGTGATGATTACAGGTGCTCTAGTCATGGATGCGTTTCTTGGTAACCTCCAGGAAGCAATTTTTACTATGAATCCTGAAACTAGTCAG ATGGAAATGCTATTTTGTTCGACTGTGGTTGGTATGCCTTTCCTGTTGCCGCCAATGATATTGACAGGGGAGTTGTTCAAGGCATGGAACTCTTGTTACAAG CATCCTTACGTTTATGGCGTGCTAATCTTCGAATCAATGGCTACATTTGTTGGTCAAGTCTCTGTGTTATCACTCATTGCTTTATTCGGTGCAGCCACGACAGCTATG GTAACAACAGCAAGAAAGGCAGTAACTTTGCTGTTGTCATTTGTAATTTTTACAAAACCTCTTACGGAACAACATGGTTCTGGACTGCTTTTAATCGCCATGGGAATCGTGCTGAAGCTCCTTCCAGACAGTAAACTTCCCAGTCGAGCAGTAATGCGTGATGCCAGCGCCATGCAGAAGCCACTCGAAAACAAAGGCCATGAAGAAAATGAGGAGAAAAGGCCATTAGTCtga
- the LOC140807258 gene encoding uncharacterized protein, translated as MGIFFSLTLILISLASLHILQAQTQEIQSARLLDLVIRDYTFKSYNNNFRTGKLHRINLPANLSGINVDTIRYRCGSLRRYGARIKEFHLNVGVEVHPCIERVILLRQNLGSNWSSIYYNNYELTGYRLISPVLGLLAYNIGVSGIINFSSSMPFELGIEAGRKPILVDFSNTTLYHVSTGIVPLCASFDPDGKMTLSSQMRPKVCIAMRNGHFGLVVESPMIPLKRRASKWKIAIGSSIGAALGAFLLSLLLIAMFVNAKKKARMDELERRAYEEEALQVSMVGHVGALTASSSVSSSRTVAMIEHDEYRTNTTHS; from the coding sequence ATGGGCATTTTCTTTTCTCTTACACTGATTCTTATATCACTAGCATCCTTGCATATCCTACAAGCTCAAACTCAAGAAATCCAATCGGCCAGACTCCTCGATCTTGTGATCAGGGATTACACTTTCAAATCATACAACAACAACTTCAGAACAGGCAAACTGCACAGAATCAACTTACCAGCAAATCTTTCAGGCATAAATGTCGATACCATAAGATACCGGTGTGGCAGCCTAAGAAGATATGGAGCAAGAATCAAAGAATTCCACTTGAACGTTGGCGTTGAGGTGCATCCTTGCATCGAAAGAGTCATATTGCTTCGGCAAAATCTTGGATCGAATTGGTCATCTATATATTATAACAACTACGAATTGACAGGATATCGACTCATCTCACCTGTTTTAGGCCTACTAGCCTATAACATTGGTGTGAGTGGGATCATAAACTTCAGCAGCAGCATGCCATTTGAGCTGGGAATTGAAGCCGGAAGAAAGCCAATCCTTGTAGATTTTAGCAACACAACATTATACCATGTCTCAACCGGGATCGTCCCTTTATGTGCAAGCTTTGATCCTGATGGAAAGATGACACTGTCAAGTCAAATGAGGCCTAAGGTTTGTATTGCAATGAGGAACGGTCACTTCGGTTTGGTGGTTGAGTCACCAATGATTCCATTGAAGAGAAGGGCTAGCAAGTGGAAGATAGCGATAGGAAGCTCGATAGGAGCTGCGTTAGGGGCGTTCCTTCTGAGTTTGTTACTGATCGCCATGTTTGTAAATGCGAAAAAGAAGGCAAGAATGGATGAATTGGAGAGAAGGGCTTATGAAGAAGAAGCATTACAAGTTTCAATGGTTGGTCATGTGGGGGCTCTCACTGCTTCTAGCTCAGTTTCTAGCTCAAGAACTGTGGCTATGATAGAACATGACGAGTATAGAACAAATACAACTCATTCTTGA
- the LOC140807257 gene encoding UDP-galactose/UDP-glucose transporter 2-like isoform X1: protein MKKEDQARSLFGISLTDRPTWQQFLICSSGFFFGYLVNGICEGFTTKQMVNPWKTYVKLSAVLMGSHGLTKGSLAYLNYPAQIMFKSTKVLPVMVMGTFIPGLRRKYPVHEYISATLLVVGLILFTLADANSSPNFSAIGIVMITGALVMDAFLGNLQEAIFTMNPETSQMEMLFCSTVVGMPFLLPPMILTGELFKAWNSCYKHPYVYGVLIFESMATFVGQVSVLSLIALFGAATTAMVTTARKAVTLLLSFVIFTKPLTEQHGSGLLLIAMGIVLKLLPDSKLPSRAVMRDASAMQKPLENKGHEENEEKRPLV, encoded by the exons ATGAAGAAGGAAGATCAAGCAAGGTCTCTCTTTGGGATATCATTAACAGATAGACCCACTTGGCAGCAGTTCTTGATCTGTTCCTCTGGTTTCTTCTTTGGTTATCTTGTCAATGGCATTTGTGAG GGATTCACGACCAAGCAAATGGTGAATCCATGGAAAACGTATGTCAAGTTATCCGCTGTTCTTATGGGCTCTCATGGGCTAACGAAGGGTTCTTTAGCTTATCTTAATTATCCCGCACAGATCATGTTCAAGTCTACAAAG GTGCTACCAGTGATGGTGATGGGTACATTTATCCCTGGCTTGAGACGAAAATACCCTGTTCACGAATATATTTCAGCAACACTTCTTGTTGTTGGCTTAATTCTTTTCACCTTAGCAGATGCCAACTCCTCTCCAAACTTTAGTGCCATCGGTATTGTGATGATTACAGGTGCTCTAGTCATGGATGCGTTTCTTGGTAACCTCCAGGAAGCAATTTTTACTATGAATCCTGAAACTAGTCAG ATGGAAATGCTATTTTGTTCGACTGTGGTTGGTATGCCTTTCCTGTTGCCGCCAATGATATTGACAGGGGAGTTGTTCAAGGCATGGAACTCTTGTTACAAG CATCCTTACGTTTATGGCGTGCTAATCTTCGAATCAATGGCTACATTTGTTGGTCAAGTCTCTGTGTTATCACTCATTGCTTTATTCGGTGCAGCCACGACAGCTATG GTAACAACAGCAAGAAAGGCAGTAACTTTGCTGTTGTCATTTGTAATTTTTACAAAACCTCTTACGGAACAACATGGTTCTGGACTGCTTTTAATCGCCATGGGAATCGTGCTGAAGCTCCTTCCAGACAGTAAACTTCCCAGTCGAGCAGTAATGCGTGATGCCAGCGCCATGCAGAAGCCACTCGAAAACAAAGGCCATGAAGAAAATGAGGAGAAAAGGCCATTAGTCtga